The sequence ACCCGAGGTGGCAACCGCTGAAAAGCGTCCTCGAGCGCTGACTGCAAGTCCCGCGAGTACAAGGAGATTATTGGAACATGGCTAATCCCAAGAGGCGTCATTCGAAGAGCCGCAGAGGCAAGCGTCGTGCCCACGATGCCCTCGTCCAGAAACCGCTCTCGGAGTGTCCGAACTGTCACCAGCCCAAACATCCACACCGGGTATGTCCTAGCTGCGGGCACTACAAAGGTGCCCAAGTC is a genomic window of Armatimonadota bacterium containing:
- the rpmF gene encoding 50S ribosomal protein L32, with protein sequence MANPKRRHSKSRRGKRRAHDALVQKPLSECPNCHQPKHPHRVCPSCGHYKGAQV